One Primulina huaijiensis isolate GDHJ02 chromosome 8, ASM1229523v2, whole genome shotgun sequence genomic region harbors:
- the LOC140982960 gene encoding uncharacterized protein — MLILTVKADRRTSKEMDPPPAINLSRADLMAIATIVATTLQGLGNQNANQPPPPPPPNGIKFHYESLRKNRCPTFSGAADPEVSQSWLKSVETQLRLLEVPEALKVDVTVPFLEDKAGKWWEAISPAMTAAGPMTWQRFREAFLKQYYPAEVRLQKLSEFENFTQTPDMSVVEYTSQFNALGSYAPAIMADEVLKLHRFKKGLNSRIQSALAVYQPVNFSDLMDAAIRAETDIQRREKEFKNKRPMTSQSSRSNQTFKKPNQSGGPSKGPSPTSSYQDIKPCPTCHLRHLGECRRNSGVCFGCGKAGHRIAECPTATNQAAGPNKGTGPNTGANPNKPKEGKPNVRVFAMTQEEADAANEVVSGTILIQKVSAYALFDCGATHSLVSKRLAKKLGLKPELLPEPFRIATHTNKAIETHEIHRDCLISIGNQKFSTDLIQIVMVDFDIILGMDLLAKNNAIVDCKGKRFKLRTPNQEEIVYHGKSKERKYHSFPLPKHGRQ, encoded by the coding sequence ATGCTAATACTGACCGTGAAGGCGGACAGGAGAACGAGCAAGGAAATGGACCCCCCGCCTGCAATCAACTTAAGTCGAGCTGATCTTATGGCCATAGCCACCATTGTAGCGACAACACTGCAAGGATTGGGAAATCAGAACGCTAATcagccaccaccacctccaccaccaaatGGTATCAAGTTCCACTATGAATCACTCCGCAAGAATCGATGTCCAACCTTCAGTGGAGCTGCTGACCCTGAAGTTAGCCAGAGCTGGCTAAAAAGTGTAGAGACGCAGCTGCGACTATTGGAAGTTCCCGAAGCACTGAAAGTGGACGTGACTGTGCCGTTCCTAGAAGATAAAGCAGGAAAATGGTGGGAAGCAATCTCGCCAGCCATGACAGCTGCCGGACCAATGACTTGGCAGCGATTTCGAGAAGCCTTTCTGAAACAGTATTATCCAGCCGAGGTCAGACTGCAGAAACTGAGTGAGTTTGAAAACTTCACTCAAACTCCGGACATGTCGGTTGTGGAATACACCTCCCAGTTCAACGCCCTTGGATCTTATGCTCCGGCAATCATGGCGGACGAAGTTTTGAAACTGCACCGTTTTAAGAAGGGATTGAACAGCAGGATCCAATCAGCTCTAGCAGTCTACCAACCCGTGAATTTTTCAGACCTAATGGACGCAGCCATCCGAGCTGAAACTGACATCCAGCGCAGGGAGAAGGAATTTAAGAACAAAAGGCCCATGACTAGTCAGTCCTCACGCAGTAATCAGACTTTCAAGAAGCCTAACCAATCCGGTGGACCATCAAAAGGACCTTCGCCTACATCAAGCTACCAGGATATTAAGCCTTGCCCAACTTGTCACTTACGACACCTGGGAGAATGCCGAAGAAACAGTGGTGTATGCTTCGGATGTGGAAAAGCGGGACACCGAATTGCTGAATGTCCTACTGCTACCAACCAAGCAGCCGGGCCCAACAAGGGAACAGGGCCAAATACAGGAGCTAACCCCAACAAGCCAAAAGAAGGCAAGCCTAATGTCAGGGTCTTTGCTATGACTCAAGAAGAGGCCGACGCCGCCAATGAAGTCGTTTCAGGTACCATCCTTATCCAAAAAGTGTCTGCTTATGcgttatttgattgtggtgccacacattcattgGTATCTAAGAGACTCGCTAAGAAACTAGGACTTAAGCCCGAATTATTACCCGAACCTTTTCGAATAGCCACACATACAAATAAGGCCATCGAAACTCACGAGATTCACAGAGACTGTTTGATCAGTATCGGTAATCAGAAATTCAGCACAGACCTAATACAAATAGTCATGGTCGACTTTGACATCATTCTAGGAATGGATTTGTTAGCCAAAAACAATGCAATAGTGGACTGTAAAGGTAAAAGATTTAAACTCCGAACCCCGAATCAGGAAGAGATCGTGTATCATGGTAAATCCAAGGAACGGAAATATCACTCCTTTCCGCTTCCCAAGCATGGAAGGCAATGA